In one window of Astyanax mexicanus isolate ESR-SI-001 chromosome 18, AstMex3_surface, whole genome shotgun sequence DNA:
- the olfml2bb gene encoding olfactomedin-like protein 2B isoform X1: protein MMPSSLLLYWFCCWTLYSAPVAWTSAVDQQIIPEELNGNTAAVLEDELDNQENILTQLLGDYDKVKTVSEGPDCRCKCVVRPLSRTACRRIEEGDGRAEDFYTVETVTGGPNCKKCACIAPPSALNPCEGDYRFKKLQEAGQTDIKLSTIMDLLEGAFYGMDLLKLHSVTTKLLERVDNMEKTFSINMTKERGSVKGEKGQGKGSRAQQRLEKKRRLSELEPSLQKKVAAAFSNSERKYEEKFVGVQGSGRPLLKRSHSEGPEEPKPAKTKVGQNGMSIRSVTFYKADTEEEEDTGEQNAATEEVLSGDGSVDLVIEDQIPKQQQTAPTAATGPLTTATAAPEPRPNTSSQIISNSADPLDRPTTTNLLTVTKLQQQKTQETTSTSSTAPAAHTTSTTVTTQPAATNKAPSITAPSQATKPAPPPNSNSNSTDAEKKHKSRLTWDEGPAETTTVTPKNTGVCKDTLSTISDPVTHNTYGRNEGAWMKDPKGNGNVIYVTNNYFGSNLLEFRDMDTFKQGRLTNSYKLPYNWIGTGHVVYNGAFYYNRAFSRDIIKFDLRLRYVAAWTTLHDTLFEEEEESPWKWRGHSDIDFAVDESGLWMVYPALDEEGIYQEVIILSKMNPSDLQKENSWRTGLRRNRYGNCFLICGVLYAVDSYDRMHANISYAFDTHTHTQMAPQLPFINNYTYTTQIDYNPKDRRLYAWDNGHQVTYDVIFAY from the exons ATGATGCCCTCAAGCCTGTTGCTTTACTGGTTCTGCTGCTGGACTCTTTACTCAGCACCAGTGGCCTGGACCAGTGCAGTGGACCAGCAGATCATCCCTGAAGAACTTAACGGGAACACTGCTGCAGTTCTGGAGGATGAATTGGATAATCAGGAGAATATTTTAACTCAG CTCTTAGGGGACTATGATAAGGTGAAGACGGTGTCGGAGGGGCCGGACTGCCGCTGTAAGTGTGTGGTCAGGCCGCTGAGCCGGACTGCCTGCAGGCGTATCGAGGAGGGGGACGGCAGGGCGGAGGATTTTTACACCGTGGAGACGGTGACGGGGGGACCCAACTGCAAAAAGTGTGCATGCATCGCCCCGCCCTCAGCCCTGAACCCCTGCGAGGGAGATTACAGGTTCAAAAAGCTCCAGGAGGCGGGGCAAACTGATATCAAG CTCTCCACTATAATGGATCTACTGGAGGGAGCTTTCTATGGGATGGATCTGTTAAAGCTGCACTCAGTGACCACCAAGCTTCTGGAGCGCGTGGACAACATGGAGAAG ACGTTCTCCATAAACATGACAAAGGAACgagggagtgtgaaaggagagaaAGGTCAGGGGAAAGGGTCGCGAGCCCAGCAACGCCTGGAGAAGAAAAGACGCCTGAGCGAGTTGGAACCTTCTCTGCAAAAGAAAGTGGCGGCAGCTTTCTCTAACTCTGAG AGGAAGTATGAGGAGAAGTTTGTGGGGGTTCAGGGCTCCGGCAGACCCCTGCTGAAGAGGAGCCACTCTGAGGGCCCTGAGGAGCCGAAACCTGCGAAGACTAAAGTGGGACAAAATGGGATGAGCATCAGGAGTGTGACCTTCTACAAGGCTGATACTGAAGAGGAAGAGGATACAGGGGAACAGAATG CAGCGACGGAAGAAGTCCTGAGTGGAGATGGTTCAGTGGACTTAGTAATAGAAGACCAGATCCCCAAGCAGCAGCAGACCGCCCCCACTGCGGCCACAGGCCCTTTAACCACAGCCACCGCGGCTCCAGAACCAAGACCCAATACCAGCTCTCAGATCATCAGCAACTCAGCTGATCCTCTGGACAGACCGACCACCACAAATCTGCTCACCGTCACAAAACTGCAGCAGCAGAAAACCCAGGAGACGACTTCCACCAGCTCCACAGCGCCGGCCGCCCACACCACCTCAACCACAGTCACCACACAGCCGGCGGCCACCAACAAAGCACCATCCATCACCGCTCCATCCCAAGCAACAAAACCAGCACCACCACCCAACTCCAACTCTAACTCAACAGATGCTGAGAAAAAGCACAAATCCAGACTCACCTGGGACGAAGGACCTGCTGAAACAACCACAGTAACCCCAAAGAACACCG GTGTTTGTAAGGATACGTTGTCCACTATCAGCGATCCTGTAACACACAACACATACGGTCGTAATGAAGGAGCATGGATGAAGGATCCGAAAGGAAACGGCAACGTCATTTATGTCACAAACAACTACTTCGGCAGTAATCTTCTGGAATTCAGAGATATGGATACGTTCAAACAAG gacGTTTAACAAACTCCTACAAGCTCCCGTATAACTGGATCGGAACGGGTCATGTGGTCTACAACGGAGCTTTCTACTACAACCGGGCCTTTTCTCGCGACATCATCAAATTTGACCTGCGTCTGCGGTACGTAGCAGCCTGGACCACCCTGCACGACACTCTgttcgaggaggaggaggagtcccCCTGGAAGTGGAGAGGACACTCGGATATCGACTTTGCTGTGGATGAAAGCGGGTTGTGGATGGTGTACCCGGCTCTCGACGAGGAGGGCATATACCAG GAGGTGATCATCCTGAGCAAGATGAACCCCTCAGACCTGCAGAAGGAGAACTCCTGGAGAACGGGCCTGAGGAGAAATCGCTACGGCAACTGCTTCCTGATCTGCGGCGTCCTGTACGCCGTGGACAGTTACGACCGCATGCACGCCAACATCTCCTACGCGTTCGACACGCATACCCACACGCAGATGGCGCCGCAGCTGCCCTTCATAAACAACTACACCTACACCACCCAGATCGACTACAACCCCAAAGACCGCAGGCTGTACGCCTGGGACAACGGCCACCAGGTGACCTACGACGTGATCTTCGCTTATTAA
- the olfml2bb gene encoding olfactomedin-like protein 2B isoform X2: protein MMPSSLLLYWFCCWTLYSAPVAWTSAVDQQIIPEELNGNTAAVLEDELDNQENILTQLLGDYDKVKTVSEGPDCRCKCVVRPLSRTACRRIEEGDGRAEDFYTVETVTGGPNCKKCACIAPPSALNPCEGDYRFKKLQEAGQTDIKLSTIMDLLEGAFYGMDLLKLHSVTTKLLERVDNMEKTFSINMTKERGSVKGEKGQGKGSRAQQRLEKKRRLSELEPSLQKKVAAAFSNSERKYEEKFVGVQGSGRPLLKRSHSEGPEEPKPAKTKVGQNGMSIRSVTFYKADTEEEEDTGEQNATEEVLSGDGSVDLVIEDQIPKQQQTAPTAATGPLTTATAAPEPRPNTSSQIISNSADPLDRPTTTNLLTVTKLQQQKTQETTSTSSTAPAAHTTSTTVTTQPAATNKAPSITAPSQATKPAPPPNSNSNSTDAEKKHKSRLTWDEGPAETTTVTPKNTGVCKDTLSTISDPVTHNTYGRNEGAWMKDPKGNGNVIYVTNNYFGSNLLEFRDMDTFKQGRLTNSYKLPYNWIGTGHVVYNGAFYYNRAFSRDIIKFDLRLRYVAAWTTLHDTLFEEEEESPWKWRGHSDIDFAVDESGLWMVYPALDEEGIYQEVIILSKMNPSDLQKENSWRTGLRRNRYGNCFLICGVLYAVDSYDRMHANISYAFDTHTHTQMAPQLPFINNYTYTTQIDYNPKDRRLYAWDNGHQVTYDVIFAY from the exons ATGATGCCCTCAAGCCTGTTGCTTTACTGGTTCTGCTGCTGGACTCTTTACTCAGCACCAGTGGCCTGGACCAGTGCAGTGGACCAGCAGATCATCCCTGAAGAACTTAACGGGAACACTGCTGCAGTTCTGGAGGATGAATTGGATAATCAGGAGAATATTTTAACTCAG CTCTTAGGGGACTATGATAAGGTGAAGACGGTGTCGGAGGGGCCGGACTGCCGCTGTAAGTGTGTGGTCAGGCCGCTGAGCCGGACTGCCTGCAGGCGTATCGAGGAGGGGGACGGCAGGGCGGAGGATTTTTACACCGTGGAGACGGTGACGGGGGGACCCAACTGCAAAAAGTGTGCATGCATCGCCCCGCCCTCAGCCCTGAACCCCTGCGAGGGAGATTACAGGTTCAAAAAGCTCCAGGAGGCGGGGCAAACTGATATCAAG CTCTCCACTATAATGGATCTACTGGAGGGAGCTTTCTATGGGATGGATCTGTTAAAGCTGCACTCAGTGACCACCAAGCTTCTGGAGCGCGTGGACAACATGGAGAAG ACGTTCTCCATAAACATGACAAAGGAACgagggagtgtgaaaggagagaaAGGTCAGGGGAAAGGGTCGCGAGCCCAGCAACGCCTGGAGAAGAAAAGACGCCTGAGCGAGTTGGAACCTTCTCTGCAAAAGAAAGTGGCGGCAGCTTTCTCTAACTCTGAG AGGAAGTATGAGGAGAAGTTTGTGGGGGTTCAGGGCTCCGGCAGACCCCTGCTGAAGAGGAGCCACTCTGAGGGCCCTGAGGAGCCGAAACCTGCGAAGACTAAAGTGGGACAAAATGGGATGAGCATCAGGAGTGTGACCTTCTACAAGGCTGATACTGAAGAGGAAGAGGATACAGGGGAACAGAATG CGACGGAAGAAGTCCTGAGTGGAGATGGTTCAGTGGACTTAGTAATAGAAGACCAGATCCCCAAGCAGCAGCAGACCGCCCCCACTGCGGCCACAGGCCCTTTAACCACAGCCACCGCGGCTCCAGAACCAAGACCCAATACCAGCTCTCAGATCATCAGCAACTCAGCTGATCCTCTGGACAGACCGACCACCACAAATCTGCTCACCGTCACAAAACTGCAGCAGCAGAAAACCCAGGAGACGACTTCCACCAGCTCCACAGCGCCGGCCGCCCACACCACCTCAACCACAGTCACCACACAGCCGGCGGCCACCAACAAAGCACCATCCATCACCGCTCCATCCCAAGCAACAAAACCAGCACCACCACCCAACTCCAACTCTAACTCAACAGATGCTGAGAAAAAGCACAAATCCAGACTCACCTGGGACGAAGGACCTGCTGAAACAACCACAGTAACCCCAAAGAACACCG GTGTTTGTAAGGATACGTTGTCCACTATCAGCGATCCTGTAACACACAACACATACGGTCGTAATGAAGGAGCATGGATGAAGGATCCGAAAGGAAACGGCAACGTCATTTATGTCACAAACAACTACTTCGGCAGTAATCTTCTGGAATTCAGAGATATGGATACGTTCAAACAAG gacGTTTAACAAACTCCTACAAGCTCCCGTATAACTGGATCGGAACGGGTCATGTGGTCTACAACGGAGCTTTCTACTACAACCGGGCCTTTTCTCGCGACATCATCAAATTTGACCTGCGTCTGCGGTACGTAGCAGCCTGGACCACCCTGCACGACACTCTgttcgaggaggaggaggagtcccCCTGGAAGTGGAGAGGACACTCGGATATCGACTTTGCTGTGGATGAAAGCGGGTTGTGGATGGTGTACCCGGCTCTCGACGAGGAGGGCATATACCAG GAGGTGATCATCCTGAGCAAGATGAACCCCTCAGACCTGCAGAAGGAGAACTCCTGGAGAACGGGCCTGAGGAGAAATCGCTACGGCAACTGCTTCCTGATCTGCGGCGTCCTGTACGCCGTGGACAGTTACGACCGCATGCACGCCAACATCTCCTACGCGTTCGACACGCATACCCACACGCAGATGGCGCCGCAGCTGCCCTTCATAAACAACTACACCTACACCACCCAGATCGACTACAACCCCAAAGACCGCAGGCTGTACGCCTGGGACAACGGCCACCAGGTGACCTACGACGTGATCTTCGCTTATTAA